A genomic window from Prunus persica cultivar Lovell chromosome G2, Prunus_persica_NCBIv2, whole genome shotgun sequence includes:
- the LOC18786606 gene encoding cytochrome P450 CYP736A12, giving the protein MLWIWATIGLLAFVHILQAWWKNKKKMLPPGPRGFPIFGSLHLLGKFPNKDLHRLAQKYGDIMYMRLGLMHTIVVSSPQAAELFLKTHDLVFASRPPHEGAEHISFGQSLVFSEYGAYWRDMRKMCTLELLSNHKINSFKSMRRDAIALCVESIRATADNGRVAVDLSDNVSSLSEVISCRMVLGKMYRDEEFDARGIRSVIKEGIQLIVAANLGDYIPFIAPFDLQGFTKQMKSVNKALDTFFEKVIDEHIQSNEGERTKDFVDVMVAFMGSEQSEYRIERPHIKAIIFDMLVGSIDTLSVTVEWALSELMRNPKAMKKVQKELEDVVGLGRMVEESDLGKLDYLSMVVKETMRLHPVGPLLIPHAATEDCTVNGYHIPKKSHVIINAWAIGRDPSAWIDAEEFIPERFDGSDVDVRGNHFQLIPFGSGRRRCPGIQLALIVVQLMLAQLVHCFDWELPNDMLPEELDMTEVFGITVARAKRLIAIPSYRLHK; this is encoded by the exons ATGCTTTGGATTTGGGCAACAATTGGGTTGCTTGCCTTTGTTCATATCCTGCAAGCATGgtggaagaacaagaagaagatgttACCCCCTGGTCCAAGAgggtttcccatttttggaaGCCTTCACTTGCTCGGGAAGTTCCCCAACAAGGATCTTCATCGGCTGGCCCAAAAATACGGCGACATCATGTACATGCGATTAGGCCTTATGCACACCATTGTTGTCTCATCTCCACAAGCTGCCGAGCTGTTCCTCAAAACACACGACCTTGTTTTTGCAAGTAGGCCACCACATGAAGGAGCAGAGCACATCTCTTTTGGGCAGAGCTTGGTTTTCTCTGAATATGGTGCATATTGGCGAGACATGCGGAAGATGTGCACCCTTGAGTTGCTCAGCAACCACAAAATCAACTCCTTCAAGTCCATGAGGAGAGATGCGATTGCTCTCTGTGTTGAGTCTATTCGAGCCACTGCCGATAATGGACGTGTTGCTGTTGATCTGAGTGACAATGTCTCATCTCTCAGCGAGGTCATAAGCTGCCGGATGGTGCTTGGGAAGATGTACAGGGATGAGGAGTTTGATGCGAGGGGTATCAGGTCTGTGATCAAAGAGGGCATCCAATTGATAGTCGCCGCTAACTTGGGTGATTACATTCCTTTTATAGCTCCCTTCGACCTCCAAGGTTTCACGAAGCAGATGAAGTCTGTTAACAAGGCGTTAGATACCTTCTTTGAGAAGGTCATTGACGAGCATATTCAATCTAACGAGGGAGAAAGGACTAAAGACTTTGTTGATGTCATGGTGGCCTTCATGGGATCTGAACAATCTGAATACCGAATCGAACGCCCTCATATCAAAGCCATAATATTT GATATGTTGGTGGGCTCCATTGACACATTATCAGTTACGGTCGAGTGGGCACTGTCCGAGCTCATGAGGAATCCAAAGGCAATGAAGAAAGTCCAAAAGGAGCTAGAAGATGTTGTTGGATTGGGGAGAATGGTGGAGGAATCAGACTTGGGGAAATTGGACTACCTGAGCATGGTAGTGAAGGAAACCATGAGGCTACACCCAGTTGGGCCATTGTTGATTCCTCATGCAGCCACTGAAGACTGCACCGTCAATGGCTACCACATACCCAAAAAATCGCACGTTATCATAAACGCGTGGGCAATCGGGAGAGACCCGAGTGCTTGGATCGATGCAGAGGAGTTCATACCAGAAAGATTTGATGGTAGCGATGTTGATGTTAGAGGAAATCACTTTCAGCTTATCCCATTTGGCTCTGGCCGAAGACGTTGCCCAGGAATTCAGTTAGCCCTTATTGTGGTCCAGTTAATGTTGGCACAACTTGTCCATTGTTTTGATTGGGAACTTCCGAATGACATGTTGCCAGAAGAATTGGACATGACTGAGGTGTTTGGCATAACGGTTGCAAGGGCAAAACGTCTAATTGCCATTCCTTCCTATCGCCTTCACAAATGA